One genomic region from Cucumis melo cultivar AY chromosome 9, USDA_Cmelo_AY_1.0, whole genome shotgun sequence encodes:
- the LOC103482908 gene encoding 30S ribosomal protein S9, mitochondrial, with translation MLSRLLPKPSHIRLLALISTKPPAQTPSFHLLPRFFSTNNNGSNNNNNSGSRDQPTSNIWKISQENDENFDKLFTQEADNLDGIAEEDSAPRNDDSWVTSKSGDRDAEGDIFASLEKEVQGNKDGDGYDGWPMEKKFDVWSLVEDEKSDVFNIEEGGGKIGEFRDELKEVDTESIEDARKLEKENAMKLEREEQELTAILKGPDRAFGDLIAASGITDDMIDSLMALKDLEGIEGLPPLSEIEDMRYEKNTRKSSRAEIERQKQEEVAKARVRQVDDKGRAYGTGRRKCSIARVWIQPGNGKFIVNDKEFDVYFPMLDSRAVLLQPFAETKTLGLWDVSCTVKGGGTTGQVGAIQLGISRALQNWEPDFRPPLRACGFLTRDSRVVERKKPGKAKARKSFQWVKR, from the exons ATGCTTTCTCGTTTACTTCCTAAACCTTCCCATATCAGATTACTCGCCTTGATTTCCACTAAACCACCAGCTCAAACTCCTAGTTTTCATCTCCTTCCCCGATTCTTCTCCACTAATAACAATGGaagtaataacaataataacagtGGAAGCAGAGACCAACCGACGAGCAATATCTGGAAAATTTCACAGGAAAACgatgaaaattttgataaattgtTCACTCAGGAAGCTGACAACCTTGACGGCATTGCGGAGGAAGACTCTGCTCCAAGAAACGACGATTCATGGGTGACATCGAAGAGCGGGGATCGGGATGCGGAAGGGGATATTTTTGCGAGTTTGGAGAAGGAAGTTCAAGGAAATAAAGATGGAGATGGTTATGATGGATGGCCTATGGAGAAAAAATTCGACGTGTGGAGCCTGGTAGAGGATGAAAAGAGTGATGTCTTCAACATTGAGGAGGGTGGAGGCAAAATTGGTGAATTTAGAGATGAGCTTAAGGAAGTGGATACTGAGAGCATTGAGGATGCAAGGAAGCTCGAAAAGGAGAATGCAATGAAGCTCGAAAGGGAGGAGCAGGAACTCACTGCCATCCTAAAAG GTCCTGATCGAGCATTCGGAGATCTTATTGCTGCATCAGGAATCACGGATGATATGATAGACAGTTTGATGGCTCTGAAAGATTTGGAAGGGATTGAGGGGTTGCCCCCTCTAAGTGAAATAGAGGATATGCGTTATGAGAAAAACACAAGAAAATCCTCAAGAGCTGAAATTGAACGCCAGAAACAAGAAGAGGTTGCAAAAGCAAGAGTGAGACAGGTAGATGACAAAGGAAGAGCATATGGCACAGGTAGAAGGAAATGCAGCATTGCTCGTGTATGGATTCAACCAGGAAATGGCAAGTTTATAGTGAATGATAAAGAATTTGATGTCTATTTTCCAATGCTTGATAGTCGGGCTGTTCTTCTTCAACCTTTCGCTGAGACCAAAACATTAGGCCTTTGGGATGTCTCATGTACTGTTAAAGGAGGTGGTACAACGG GTCAAGTTGGAGCTATTCAGCTGGGGATCAGCAGAGCCTTGCAGAATTGGGAACCCGATTTCCGTCCTCCATTGCGAGCAT GTGGTTTCTTGACCCGAGACTCACGTGTCGTAGAAAGAAAGAAGCCAGGTAAGGCGAAAGCAAGAAAGAGCTTCCAATGGGTGAAGCGTTAG
- the LOC103482909 gene encoding protein DETOXIFICATION 35-like — protein sequence MEAPLLNGVAEADYPPLKTFSDLNRVFFAESTKLWKIAAPIVFGIICQYGINSLTSIFVGHIGDVELSAVSISVSVIGTFAFGFMLGMGSALETLCGQAYGAGQVYLLGVYMQRSWIILTVSSFFILPIYWYAEPVLKLLGQADEIAEVAGWFTRLLIPELFSMAIVFPTQKFLQAQSKVNVLAYIGLMALLLHAAMLWLFIFVFNSNLTGAAIASNISSWVTAIAQVIYVVGWCKDGWTGLSRAAFNDIWAFVGLSFSSAVMICLELWYMMSIIILTGHLDNAVYAVGSLSICMNINGFEAMLFIGINAAISVRVSNELGQGHPMATKYSVYVTVFQSLLLGLLSMVIILITKDHFAVIYTSSEEMQAAVSKLAYLLGITMVLNSVQPVISGVAIGAGWQTLVACINLGSYYVFGLPLGYLLGYTKHFGVQGLWGGMICGLSLQTILLLITLYKTNWTHEVNLSIERMKRWGGQGVKSDVAAADYI from the exons ATGGAAGCTCCTTTGCTCAATGGCGTCGCCGAAGCCGACTATCCGCCACTCAAAACTTTCAGCGACCTCAATCGTGTCTTCTTTGCTGAGTCGACGAAGCTCTGGAAGATTGCGGCGCCGATTGTTTTTGGTATAATTTGTCAATACGGAATCAATTCACTCACTAGCATTTTCGTTGGCCATATAGGCGACGTGGAGCTTTCCGCCGTTTCTATCTCTGTTTCCGTCATTGGAACCTTCGCCTTTGGTTTCATG CTTGGTATGGGAAGTGCACTGGAGACGCTGTGTGGCCAAGCTTATGGCGCTGGACAAGTTTACTTGCTTGGCGTTTATATGCAACGTTCATGGATTATTCTCACAGTCTCCAGCTTCTTCATTCTACCGATTTACTGGTATGCTGAACCAGTCCTGAAGCTTCTAGGACAAGCAGATGAAATAGCTGAAGTTGCAGGATGGTTCACAAGGTTGCTAATTCCTGAACTCTTCTCAATGGCGATTGTTTTTCCCACCCAAAAGTTTCTTCAAGCCCAGAGCAAGGTCAATGTCCTTGCCTATATTGGGTTAATGGCCTTATTATTACATGCTGCAATGCTCTGGCTCTTTATTTTCGTATTCAACTCGAACCTAACTGGTGCAGCTATTGCAAGCAACATTTCCAGTTGGGTTACTGCTATAGCACAAGTTATCTATGTTGTTGGCTGGTGTAAAGATGGATGGACTGGTTTGTCTCGCGCGGCTTTCAATGATATATGGGCCTTTGTTGGCCTTTCCTTTTCATCTGCAGTAATGATTTGTCTTGAACTCTGGTATATGATGAGTATAATTATTCTTACTGGCCATCTTGATAATGCGGTGTATGCTGTTGGTTCCCTTTCAATTTG CATGAACATCAACGGATTCGAGGCAATGTTATTCATAGGTATAAATGCTGCCATTAG CGTGCGGGTTTCCAATGAACTTGGACAAGGACATCCAATGGCAACCAAATATTCTGTTTATGTAACAGTATTTCAGTCTCTCCTTCTCGGATTACTTTCCATGGTGATTATCTTAATCACGAAGGATCATTTTGCTGTCATTTACACCAGCAGCGAAGAAATGCAAGCTGCCGTCTCTAAACTAGCATACCTTCTTGGAATCACTATGGTTCTCAATAGTGTCCAGCCAGTAATTTCAG GTGTTGCTATTGGAGCTGGTTGGCAAACGTTGGTAGCATGTATCAATCTTGGCTCTTATTATGTTTTTGGTCTTCCCCTTGGTTATCTTCTTGGTTATACAAAACATTTTGGAGTTCAG GGACTGTGGGGAGGCATGATCTGTGGACTTTCTCTCCAAACCATTTTGCTTCTAATCACACTCTATAAAACAAATTGGACCCATGAG GTGAATCTGTCGATAGAACGGATGAAAAGATGGGGAGGACAAGGGGTGAAAAGTGACGTTGCAGCAGCTGATTACATATGA